TATCACTTGCCAGCGTCAGATAGCCCAACACCCCCAAATGCTTAGAACGCACGCTCTGACCAAGCGCTAGACCAATACTGCGCGCCGGAAATCTCGCCTGCATTTTATCCAGCAGCGTCCACCACTGAGCAAAGCTCATGCGGCTACTAAGACTAAAAGACTGCAAACCAGTATAGAGATCACAGTGGACGTCGCCCTGCTGCTCTAAAAAATCTCTAAGCAACTCTGCCAGATCGCCACTAAGCTGTAATTGCGCGAGCATCGATATTCCTTACATTATGCTTGCCCCATCATCACAATGATGGCGGAAAATGTCAAAAATGTGTCTGAAATAGTCAATATCATCAATATACAGTTAGATAGAATGATAGCCGTTACTAAACATACAGTGAGGTCTGCTCGTGCAAGACGTTCTTCATGCTCTATTCTTTGTTACCGCCTTCGGCATGGTATTCCTCGCTGTAATTGCCGCCGAGTACCTCTATGTTCGCCGAGCCGGTAAAACCGGTGTCTATCATCCTCGCGAGACTGTGGCGAACCTAGCCGCCGGATTTTCATACAAAATAGTTGATGGCATCGCTATTGCGCTCTTCATTCAGGCTTTTTACCTATGGGTTTACCAATACGGCTTGCAGTGGAATCCCAGCGCCTCGGTAATCAGCATTATCGCCTTGATCGTATTCATCGATTTTTGCTTTTACCTAAACCACTACATGATGCATAAAGTGCGCTGGTTCTGGAGCGGGCACATCACCCATCACTCCTCAGAACACATGAATTTTTCTACGGCCTTGCGCCAAAACTTTACCTTTGCTTTTTCCGGCAGCTGGGTACTGTGGTGGATTCCCGCAGCCTTAGTGGGCTTCGACAAAAACTGGGTGCTCTTAGCCATTGAGGGCAATCTGGTTTACCAATTCTTTTTACACACCGAGCAGGTTCGCAAACTAGGTGTACTAGAGAAAGTGATGAACACGCCATCCCATCACCGGGTCCACCACGGTAGCAACCCAGCTCAAATTGATCGTAATTTTGGTGGTATCTTTATTTTTTGGGACAAGCTATTTGGCACCTTTCAAGACGAAGACACCGCTGGCGAAATTAAATATGGCGTCAACCATATGCCAGCAAAACCCTACAACCCCTTTTACTTGCAAGTGCATGGCTGGGTAGAGCTTGCGCAAGATGTATGGCGCTTTAAGGATTTGCGGATACTCTATAAGCATCCTGAATGGGCAGATGAACACTACGGTGATAGTAATCAGTCAATGGCCGAAATACCGCCAACAGAAAAAGCCTAAAAAGCAATACTCTGTGCCAGGGCCTATGCTTTTAAAGGCTCTGACCACACGGCAAATTCGTTGCCGTTGGGATCGCTGAAGTGGAAGCGGCGACCACCGGGGAAATCAAATATTTCCTTGGTGATTGCACCCCCAGACTGTATCACCCTATTTCGAGTGTCCTCTAGGGCCTCGCTATAAAATACAATCAATGCGCTGCCCCCAGCCACACTGGCAGACGCCTCTGCCCGATAAAAGCCACCATCTACTCCCTCGTTGGCAAACGCCGTATAATCTGGACCATAATCAGTAAACGACCAGTCAAAGGCCTTACTGAAAAAGTCTTTCACTGCCCCAATATCGGCAGCAGGCAATTCAATATAATTAATTTTTCCATGAATATTCATATACGCGCCCAAAAATCTGCATTTCAATAATTTATAATGCCCAGTGCCCAGGCGCAATCGACGATTTTCTATCACTACAATAATATTGCCACAGCTATATACCACACATAGTACAGTGCCTTATTTATAGCGAACTCATTGACAGCTAATATGCGAAAAACCGACAAAAAACTAGAAAATACGATCCGCGCCGAGCTTACCGAGGTCTGTGAATACGCCTTGGATCACACTCAGGGCTTTCTGTGGTTAACACACACTGTGGACTACCAGCGCTTTCCCAGCAGCCTAGAAGTTCGCTGTGTGTTCACACCCGAATCACTGCAAGCCGCCATTCAAGATCGACCGCTCAATAGCTTGATCATCAGTAAACTCAAGAATGTCGACATTACTATTCAAAACGAAAAAATCCGCTACACCCTCGAGATCATTCACTGAAGCCGGGGCGCAGGGCAGCTCATAGTATTCAAGGGAGTACCCAAGAACAGCTCATATCTCGCGTTGCAGGATTGTTATTAAAATCTATTACGCCATTATTAAAGCAATAAGTAGGCGATGATTATTTTAAAATAGGATCTCAGCAAGGATGCGGCACATCGTTGTTAAGCAATAATATGCCGCGCAGAATTTATTATAAGGCTTCCGTAATCACCGCATTACTAATACGAACCGCGCGGTGAGGTTGGAACTGGGGGCCGTTGAGTTTCTCTATTTTGCCGCCTCTGCGCAAAAAGTCATCGATCTGACGAGAAATTTCAGCTCTAGCATGTTCTTGATGCAAGTTGGAGTAGGTGCCATGCTGCTTAATATAACGATTCATATCACAACCCTTCTAGCTCATTAAATATTCGAAAGCCAATAGTCAAATGACTATGCCCGCAGTGCCTTTCAGCACAGAGAATGCTATACCTGAGAGATGACAAAATTAGGATGGTTTTATGACAAGTCGGCAACAGTCAAACCAAAAAAAGGCCGCTTTCGCGACCTTTGACTGCTAGAAGAAATGAAACTAGAAAATTATGCTAGCGGCATTTCATCAGCGATTTCCCGCAACTTATTTTTAGCTACTTTTTCTAAGGTCGCACGCGGAAACTCCTCAACAAAATACACCGCGCGAGGCACTTTGAAATCGGCAAGATTAGCTTTGCAGTGATCGAGTATCGCCTGGCCAAAGGCAGCTTCGTCTTCCGGTGCTCCCCAGCCTTTAATCACAAACGCTACTGGTACCATATCTAGCATCTCGTGAGATTTGGCCACAATGGCGACCTCACCAATACCGCCGCCGGGCACTTGCATGCAAACTTCTTCAACCTGACGGGCTGAGACATTTTCGCCACCCACTTTAAGCGCGTCTTTGTCGCGATCAGTAAAGAAGAAATTACCCTCGTCACCGACGTTGACCATGTCCCCGGTTTTAAACCAGCCATTCGGTGTGAACGATTTGGCCATCGCCTCTTCATTTTTATAATACTCAAGGAAGATATTCACGCCCCGTGTACCATGCACCCACAGCTCGCCAATCTCGCCTTTTTTACACATGGCGCCGGTTTCAGGATTTACCACTGCTAGGTGATACCCTGGCGTCGGCTTGCCGATTGAACCCTGCGGCCAGTCACTTACAAAGTCTGAGCGAGTGGCGTGGGTTACGGTTTCGGTCATACCCCAACTCGCAAACGGTTTGGCCTTGAGCCAACCTTCAATCTCTTTCCAAATAATACCCATCGGCATTACCTTTAAGCTGTGCTTCTCGGGTACGGCTTGCACGCCAATGGCTTTAAAGACGAAGGGAATCATTGAGCAATGACTGACCTGGTGCTTTTCAATAATCTCCCAAAAGCGACTTGCAGAGAACTTGGGTAGCAGCACCGCTGTGGCGCCCACACCTAGTGAACCCCAAAACGCCCAGCTTTGGCAGTTAACATGAAAGAATGGCAGAAAGCCCAAATACACGCTGTCGGTGTCCATGCCCATACTTTGCGAGCCCATATTGCCAGACCACAGTGCGTTGGCATGAGTGTGCACCACCGCTTTGGGCAAGGAGGTTGTACCAGAGGTAAACATAATACCGGCCGGCAACATGGGTTCAGCGGGGCGCGTCGGCAATGAATCTGGCTCGCCGTATAAACTACTGAAAAGCTCGGCACCGGCTACAGATTCTTCAGCCACTTCACCGGAGTTATTATCGGTGCTCACAATCCATTTCAGACTGGTGGCACTGTTGCGAACTTCCTTTAAAAATTTAGGTTGGGTAATAGCGCCAACCGCCTCGGTATGACGGGCGAAATATTCTATTTCCCCGCCCACACTGCGCGTATTCGTGGTGACGCCAACGGCACCCACCTTGGCGCAGGCATACCACGCCAATACCATTTCTGGGCAATTTTCCGCGTGGATCATCACCTTGTCGTGCTTGCGAACACCTTTTGCATATAAACCAGCGGCAATTTTTGCAGTTTCTTCGTCGAAGTCTTTATAACTCCAGCTGCGATCTTCCCCAGAGCGCGGCTCCCAAATCATAAAGGGATGGTCGGGTTTCACACGCGCCCAATGGCGCAACCGTTGTGGAATATCCTGATCGGCAAAATCGAATTCGGCGGCAGCCACCGCGATGTCCAAATCCATACTCATAGCCCTTCCTCTGATTATCGTTATGGTCTTTAAAAGCACGCCGCCTTTTTAAAGGCAGCATTACCATGCTGGCTAGGATCATAGCTAAGCTACTCCACTGTCTCTATGACATTTCCACTCATTCAAGCCCGTAATGAGTGTTTCGGTCACTGCCCGCTCGCGCCGACAACAGCGCCTGTCAGCTCCCCTAGATTCTGTTAGAATAGAGCGCTTACACGCGGACACCTACCGCGACTCCTCAGCCCCCTTGTAAAGAAGCCGAAACAGCCCCTATGACAGCGCTATCCCCCACCCTACAACTTGCCTGTGAACTCATTGAACGGCCATCAGTCACCCCCGCTGACGCCGACTGCCAGACTATTATGATGGCGCGTTTGGAGAAGATTGGCTTCAAATGCCAATCGCTGCGTTTTGGCGATGTCGATAACTTCTGGGCCGTGCACGGCAGCAGCGGGCCAATCTTTTGCTTTGCAGGCCATACCGACGTGGTGCCTACCGGCCCCGCCGCAAATTGGCAAACCCAGCCTTTTGACGCTGTGATTCAAGACGGCATGTTACGCGGGCGCGGCGCCGCCGATATGAAAGGCAGCTTGGCCGCGATGGTTACTGCCTGCGAGAGCTTTGTCGCCGCCCACCCCGACCACAGCGGACGTATCGCATTCTTAATAACCAGCGACGAAGAAGGGCCGGCAATTAACGGCACCGTCAAAGTTATTGAGTGGTTAGAGCAGCAGAATGAAAAAATAACGTGGTGCTTGGTTGGCGAACCATCATCGACAGATAAGGTTGGTGACGTCATCAAGAACGGCCGCAGGGGCTCACTCGGCGCCGTGATGAAAGTTCGCGGCATTCAGGGCCACGTCGCTTACCCGCACTTGGCAAAAAACCCCATTCACTTGGCCACACCCGCCTTGACTGCGCTCGCCGCTGAGGTATGGGACGAAGGCAACGACTTCTTCCCCGCTACATCATTTCAAATCTCTAATATCAACGGCGGCACCGGTGCGACTAATGTCATCCCCGGCGAGCTAGAAGTGGTCTTTAATTTCCGTTTCTCGACCGAGTTAACAGCTGAAATATTAAAAACCCGCACCCATGCCATCCTCGATCAATTCAAACTCGACTACAGTATTGACTGGAATTTAAGTGGCCAACCGTTTTTAACCGCCGAAGGCCCCTTGGTGGAAGCGGCGCAAATAGCGATTAAAGCGGTGACCGGCAACGACACCATTTTATCTACCGCCGGCGGCACCTCTGATGGTCGCTTTATTGCGCCCACCGGCGCGCAGGTAGTGGAACTTGGGCCCGTGAACGCCACTATCCACCAAATCGACGAATGCGTTAAGGCCTCAGATCTCGATAAACTATCGCTGATGTATGCAGGTATGCTGAAAGAACTATTGGCCTGAGCAATTATTTAGCAAAGGCTTTTAAGGGATAAATATCAAAGCGCACCGCTTTTCCCGCAATAGATAACTGCGGTTTGCGCTCGCCCAAATACGGCGCCTTTGGTGGTCGCTTTACCACCACCCGGTGCCGTGCACGCTGCAGCGCCAAATCCAATAGCACGCCACTGTCTTCATCCAAGCCCACTAAAGAATGAAATAAACGCATTTCTTTTTTTACCAGCGCCGACTTGCCGGACACCGGAAACATCGGGTCTAGATACACCACATCAGGACAGTCAGCCTCAGCTAAGCCCGCCAAATATGCGGCGGCATTTTCTTGGCGCAAATCCATGCGGCTCGCAATCTCGGCGCAGTCATAAGAACGTCCAGCGCGGCGTAAACCATCAGCCAATAGCGCAGCCACCACCGGCATGCGCTCGCACATTGTGACCGTGCAGCCATAGCTCGCCATTAAAAAACTGTCTCTGCCCAGCCCTGCGGTCGCATCTAGCACCGTGGCGCGATTGCGACTCCCACCCACCGCCTTAAGCAGTAACTCTTTGCCGGGATGACGGTTGCGCAAGCTTAATTCAAAATCAACGGCGACGGGGTTTTCACGGTTGTGTGGCGCCAAGCCGATCACTAGACGACCTTCATCAAAAAATACATGCAGCTGATCAGGCTGTTCGCTCCACTCATCAACCAGGCGCAGACCCAGACTACGTGCCAATTCAACGCTAGCACTGGTGGTATTTAACACAAGGGGAACTGATGGGGCGCTCACAACAACCTGTCTATTTAGGATTAAGGGCATGATGTTAGGATATTTATCGCAGCGCGAACAGCCACAAAGCACCATTTCAGGTAAAGATAGCAGGCGAAGATAATACCCATACCCGCTATAATCCCCGTCATATCACAACAACGGCAGCGCCATGAAACTATTGATTCGCAATTTGAACCGCACGACCACCGAAGCCGAGCTTCTAGACCTGTTTGAAGAATTCGGCATCGTCCAATCCCTAAGCCTAGTCAGAGACGAAGAAGCAAAGCTGTCAAAGGGCTTTGGCTTCGTTAATATGCCCAAAGCCGGTGAAGCCAAAGTGGCTATGCAAAATCTGAACGGCAAAATCATTGCTGGTTTTAAAATCCGCGTCAAAAAGGCCGACGTGAGCCCGGTAGCCACCGAAAGTGATGATGTGGATAGCAGCGAAGACGAAAACAGCGATGAACGCTAAAGACCCCGGCAAAACTGCCACTGGCTCAAAAGATCCCTTGCACGGGCTTACCCTAGAAATGGTTATCACTAGGCTGGAAGCGCAATTCGGCTGGGAAGAACTGGGACGCCGCGTAAAGATTAAATGCTTTACCGACGACCCTAGCGTGTCCTCTAGCCTGAAATTTCTACGCCGCACCCCATGGGCAAGACAAAAAGTAGAAGCGCTGTATATTCGCAGCCAGCGCTCCGCCCGCAAGTCCTAAGCCATCAGGCGCTAATCGCAGCATCAAGCTTAATAAGTGCAAGTGTCACCGGAACCCCGTTCAGCACAGCATTGCCAGAAAGCTCATCAATATGCATTTCGTCGGTCAGGTCGTTAACACTGACGCCGGCGTGCTCTTCTGCTATTTGCCACTGGGTACCACTAAGCGTATGCCCCCA
This portion of the Zhongshania sp. R06B22 genome encodes:
- a CDS encoding sterol desaturase family protein, yielding MQDVLHALFFVTAFGMVFLAVIAAEYLYVRRAGKTGVYHPRETVANLAAGFSYKIVDGIAIALFIQAFYLWVYQYGLQWNPSASVISIIALIVFIDFCFYLNHYMMHKVRWFWSGHITHHSSEHMNFSTALRQNFTFAFSGSWVLWWIPAALVGFDKNWVLLAIEGNLVYQFFLHTEQVRKLGVLEKVMNTPSHHRVHHGSNPAQIDRNFGGIFIFWDKLFGTFQDEDTAGEIKYGVNHMPAKPYNPFYLQVHGWVELAQDVWRFKDLRILYKHPEWADEHYGDSNQSMAEIPPTEKA
- a CDS encoding VOC family protein, with the translated sequence MNIHGKINYIELPAADIGAVKDFFSKAFDWSFTDYGPDYTAFANEGVDGGFYRAEASASVAGGSALIVFYSEALEDTRNRVIQSGGAITKEIFDFPGGRRFHFSDPNGNEFAVWSEPLKA
- a CDS encoding class I adenylate-forming enzyme family protein; amino-acid sequence: MSMDLDIAVAAAEFDFADQDIPQRLRHWARVKPDHPFMIWEPRSGEDRSWSYKDFDEETAKIAAGLYAKGVRKHDKVMIHAENCPEMVLAWYACAKVGAVGVTTNTRSVGGEIEYFARHTEAVGAITQPKFLKEVRNSATSLKWIVSTDNNSGEVAEESVAGAELFSSLYGEPDSLPTRPAEPMLPAGIMFTSGTTSLPKAVVHTHANALWSGNMGSQSMGMDTDSVYLGFLPFFHVNCQSWAFWGSLGVGATAVLLPKFSASRFWEIIEKHQVSHCSMIPFVFKAIGVQAVPEKHSLKVMPMGIIWKEIEGWLKAKPFASWGMTETVTHATRSDFVSDWPQGSIGKPTPGYHLAVVNPETGAMCKKGEIGELWVHGTRGVNIFLEYYKNEEAMAKSFTPNGWFKTGDMVNVGDEGNFFFTDRDKDALKVGGENVSARQVEEVCMQVPGGGIGEVAIVAKSHEMLDMVPVAFVIKGWGAPEDEAAFGQAILDHCKANLADFKVPRAVYFVEEFPRATLEKVAKNKLREIADEMPLA
- the dapE gene encoding succinyl-diaminopimelate desuccinylase; the protein is MTALSPTLQLACELIERPSVTPADADCQTIMMARLEKIGFKCQSLRFGDVDNFWAVHGSSGPIFCFAGHTDVVPTGPAANWQTQPFDAVIQDGMLRGRGAADMKGSLAAMVTACESFVAAHPDHSGRIAFLITSDEEGPAINGTVKVIEWLEQQNEKITWCLVGEPSSTDKVGDVIKNGRRGSLGAVMKVRGIQGHVAYPHLAKNPIHLATPALTALAAEVWDEGNDFFPATSFQISNINGGTGATNVIPGELEVVFNFRFSTELTAEILKTRTHAILDQFKLDYSIDWNLSGQPFLTAEGPLVEAAQIAIKAVTGNDTILSTAGGTSDGRFIAPTGAQVVELGPVNATIHQIDECVKASDLDKLSLMYAGMLKELLA
- a CDS encoding class I SAM-dependent methyltransferase, producing MSAPSVPLVLNTTSASVELARSLGLRLVDEWSEQPDQLHVFFDEGRLVIGLAPHNRENPVAVDFELSLRNRHPGKELLLKAVGGSRNRATVLDATAGLGRDSFLMASYGCTVTMCERMPVVAALLADGLRRAGRSYDCAEIASRMDLRQENAAAYLAGLAEADCPDVVYLDPMFPVSGKSALVKKEMRLFHSLVGLDEDSGVLLDLALQRARHRVVVKRPPKAPYLGERKPQLSIAGKAVRFDIYPLKAFAK
- a CDS encoding RNA recognition motif domain-containing protein — encoded protein: MKLLIRNLNRTTTEAELLDLFEEFGIVQSLSLVRDEEAKLSKGFGFVNMPKAGEAKVAMQNLNGKIIAGFKIRVKKADVSPVATESDDVDSSEDENSDER
- a CDS encoding VF530 family DNA-binding protein gives rise to the protein MNAKDPGKTATGSKDPLHGLTLEMVITRLEAQFGWEELGRRVKIKCFTDDPSVSSSLKFLRRTPWARQKVEALYIRSQRSARKS